One Methanocaldococcus villosus KIN24-T80 genomic window carries:
- a CDS encoding MJ0144 family RNA dihydrouridine synthase-like protein, protein MIFLAPMAGITDGEFCLRYKNYFDAFVLGGYNLDKKTLEAAKLISNRRREFIIDLDKFNDYIRCEIKKVKKYGKVSVNVRFFNLEEAYDKLLTISKYADYLELNCHCRQREITSLGLGQELLKDKERLKYYLKNINFDIPIFLKIRLNYIPLNTLIRNLNYVRDYFDGLHIDCYYPNKPYPDINSLKIISEEFKDKEIIGNNSINSLERAKEMLKYSDHISVARAVLNNNISWIMKLRDYYGF, encoded by the coding sequence ATGATTTTTCTTGCTCCCATGGCTGGAATTACTGATGGAGAATTCTGTTTAAGATATAAAAATTATTTTGATGCATTTGTCCTTGGAGGTTATAATTTAGATAAGAAAACATTAGAAGCTGCTAAGCTTATAAGTAATAGGAGGAGAGAGTTTATTATTGATTTAGATAAATTTAATGACTACATTAGATGTGAAATAAAGAAAGTAAAAAAATATGGTAAAGTTTCTGTTAATGTTAGATTTTTTAATTTAGAAGAGGCTTATGATAAGCTATTGACAATCTCAAAGTATGCTGATTATTTAGAATTAAACTGTCATTGTAGGCAGAGAGAAATAACATCTTTAGGGTTAGGACAGGAACTATTAAAGGATAAGGAGAGATTGAAATACTATTTAAAAAATATTAATTTTGATATACCTATTTTTTTAAAAATAAGACTCAATTATATACCTTTAAATACTTTAATAAGAAATCTTAATTATGTAAGAGATTATTTTGATGGGTTACATATTGATTGCTATTACCCAAATAAACCCTATCCTGATATAAACTCATTAAAAATAATATCTGAAGAATTCAAAGATAAAGAAATTATAGGAAATAATTCAATAAATTCATTAGAAAGAGCTAAAGAAATGTTAAAATATTCTGATCATATATCAGTAGCAAGAGCTGTTTTAAATAATAATATCAGCTGGATAATGAAATTAAGGGATTATTATGGTTTTTAA
- a CDS encoding fumarate hydratase, translating to MREIIVDLFREAVIYLPDDVKRALKEAYERESSKLAKDTLKAILENIEIAERKRIPLCQDTGVPIVYLKIGKGIESDKIFDIIKEIEKGVEIATKLVPLRPNVVNPITRKNLGNVGLGMPIIDVEFDDNLNKEIEITVFPKGAGSENMSKLKMLKPSEGLEGVKRFILESIAEASGKPCPPIIVGVGIGGTADYAMKLAKKALLRDIGERNKDDMIANLELELLEKINNLGIGAMGLGGDITALDVFIETAGCHTASLPVGLCIQCWAHRKAKRRLKL from the coding sequence ATGAGAGAAATAATTGTTGATTTGTTTAGAGAGGCTGTAATTTATTTACCAGATGATGTTAAAAGAGCTTTAAAGGAGGCTTATGAAAGAGAGAGTAGTAAGTTAGCTAAAGATACATTAAAGGCTATTTTGGAAAATATTGAAATAGCTGAAAGAAAAAGAATCCCTCTTTGTCAAGATACTGGAGTACCAATAGTTTATTTAAAAATTGGGAAAGGGATAGAAAGTGATAAAATATTTGATATTATTAAAGAGATAGAAAAAGGTGTTGAGATAGCTACAAAACTTGTTCCATTAAGACCAAATGTTGTTAATCCTATAACAAGAAAAAACTTAGGAAACGTTGGTTTAGGTATGCCTATTATAGATGTAGAATTTGATGATAATTTAAACAAAGAGATAGAGATAACAGTTTTTCCAAAAGGAGCTGGTAGCGAAAATATGAGTAAATTAAAAATGCTAAAACCTTCTGAAGGTTTAGAAGGGGTAAAAAGATTTATTTTAGAAAGTATAGCTGAAGCTTCTGGAAAACCTTGCCCTCCTATAATTGTTGGTGTTGGTATTGGAGGAACAGCAGATTATGCTATGAAATTGGCTAAAAAAGCACTTTTAAGAGATATTGGAGAGAGAAATAAAGATGATATGATAGCAAATTTAGAGTTAGAGTTGTTAGAAAAGATAAATAATTTAGGGATAGGAGCTATGGGATTAGGAGGAGATATTACAGCTTTAGATGTATTTATAGAAACAGCAGGGTGCCATACAGCTTCATTGCCTGTAGGGTTATGTATTCAATGTTGGGCTCATAGAAAAGCAAAGAGAAGGTTAAAATTATGA
- a CDS encoding vWA domain-containing protein, with the protein MFGIDKNITVNPNILNLKCKSYISESRGKHIKAMAKRGRYIKYKPTSDFEDLALDASIRRAAIYQKDRKKRYKKGLAIYLEKEDLLKKVRQRKIRSYVLFVVDASGSMAAKKRMEAAKGAVLSLLLNAYQKRNKVGMIVFRNDKADLVLPFTNSVDLAEKLLKDIPTGGKTPLGKALVKAYETIIKEMKKPIIPIMVIISDFKPTVGDIKEIDKICEMIVEKGINVILIDTETSFVKVGIGDRLAKKFGFKYYNIKDITKENILEKVKL; encoded by the coding sequence GTGTTTGGTATTGATAAAAATATAACTGTTAATCCAAATATATTAAATTTAAAATGTAAAAGCTATATAAGTGAGAGCAGAGGAAAGCATATAAAAGCAATGGCTAAAAGGGGAAGATATATTAAGTATAAACCTACTAGTGATTTTGAAGATCTTGCTTTAGATGCATCAATAAGAAGGGCTGCTATTTATCAAAAAGATAGAAAAAAAAGATATAAAAAAGGTCTGGCTATATATTTAGAGAAAGAAGATCTTTTAAAAAAGGTAAGACAAAGAAAAATAAGATCATATGTATTATTTGTTGTGGATGCCAGTGGATCAATGGCTGCTAAAAAGAGGATGGAAGCTGCTAAAGGAGCTGTTTTATCTCTACTTTTAAATGCCTATCAAAAAAGAAATAAAGTAGGAATGATTGTTTTTAGAAATGATAAAGCTGATCTTGTATTACCATTTACAAACTCTGTTGATTTAGCTGAAAAATTATTAAAAGATATCCCTACAGGAGGAAAAACTCCACTGGGTAAGGCACTGGTTAAAGCCTATGAGACAATTATTAAAGAGATGAAAAAGCCAATAATTCCAATTATGGTCATCATTAGTGACTTTAAACCAACAGTTGGAGATATTAAGGAGATAGATAAAATATGTGAGATGATAGTTGAAAAGGGGATTAATGTTATATTAATAGATACTGAAACATCATTTGTAAAAGTAGGAATTGGTGATAGATTAGCTAAAAAGTTTGGGTTTAAATATTATAATATAAAAGATATCACTAAAGAAAATATATTAGAGAAAGTGAAACTATGA
- the pyrB gene encoding aspartate carbamoyltransferase, which yields MKHLISMRDIGKDEIISILKESEKMEKLLNKKKPLKILEGKILATVFFEPSTRTRLSFETAMKRLGGDVITMTDVKTASTAKGESLIDTIRVLSGYSDIIVLRHPNEGAARLASEYSSVPIINAGDGSNQHPTQTLLDLYTINREIGKIDNIKIAFVGDLKYSRTVHSLVYALTLFDGVKLYFISPKDLEMPKDITEDLKAKGIEFYKSNCIQDLKNLDVNVLYVTRIQKERFPDPNEYERVKGSYRITKDLVEDKNFIIMHPLPRVDEIDYTVDMLEQAKYFKQSFYGIPVRMAILKKLLEEE from the coding sequence ATGAAACATCTTATCTCAATGAGAGATATTGGGAAGGATGAGATTATCTCTATTTTAAAAGAATCTGAAAAAATGGAAAAGTTATTGAATAAGAAAAAGCCATTAAAAATTTTAGAAGGAAAAATTTTAGCAACTGTATTTTTTGAACCATCTACAAGAACAAGACTGAGTTTTGAGACAGCTATGAAGAGGTTAGGTGGAGATGTTATTACAATGACAGATGTTAAAACTGCATCAACAGCAAAAGGAGAAAGTTTAATTGATACAATTAGGGTTTTGAGTGGCTATTCTGATATTATTGTTTTAAGACATCCTAATGAGGGTGCTGCAAGATTAGCATCAGAGTATTCTTCTGTACCTATAATAAATGCTGGAGATGGTAGTAACCAACACCCTACACAAACACTTTTAGATCTTTACACAATAAATAGGGAGATTGGAAAAATTGATAATATAAAAATAGCTTTTGTAGGAGATTTAAAATACAGCAGGACAGTTCATTCTCTTGTATATGCACTAACTCTTTTTGATGGAGTTAAGCTCTATTTTATTTCTCCAAAAGATTTAGAGATGCCAAAAGATATTACAGAAGATCTAAAAGCTAAAGGTATTGAATTCTACAAAAGCAATTGTATTCAAGATTTAAAAAATCTAGATGTAAATGTTCTTTATGTGACAAGGATACAGAAGGAAAGATTTCCAGATCCAAATGAGTATGAAAGAGTTAAAGGTTCTTATAGGATAACTAAGGATCTCGTTGAAGATAAGAATTTTATAATCATGCATCCCTTACCAAGAGTTGATGAAATTGATTACACTGTTGATATGTTAGAGCAAGCAAAATATTTTAAACAATCTTTTTATGGTATTCCTGTTAGGATGGCTATTTTAAAAAAACTTTTAGAGGAGGAATAA
- a CDS encoding ATP-binding protein yields the protein MKVYPFTAIVGQEKMKLALILNAINPKIGGVLIRGEKGTAKSTAVRALADLLPEIEVIEGCPFNCDPKEPCDLCKERDNIRVIKRKMKVVNLPIGATEDRVVGTLDIEKAIKEGIKALEPGILAEANRNILYIDEVNLLDDHIIDLLLDAAASGWNIIEREGIKIKHPSRFILVGTMNPEEGELRPQILDRFGLMVEVEGLKDPKQRVEVVKRVEEFSKDPEGFYKKFEKEQEKLRERILKARKILDKVEIDEDLLELISKTCVELGIFTNRADITVVRTAKAIAAYDNREKVNLEDVKLAMELALPHRMRRKPFEPPRIDKNRLEEIINKNLDGLKKNIT from the coding sequence ATGAAAGTTTATCCATTTACAGCTATTGTTGGGCAAGAAAAAATGAAATTAGCCTTAATATTAAATGCTATTAATCCTAAAATTGGCGGAGTTTTAATAAGAGGGGAAAAAGGTACTGCAAAATCAACAGCAGTTAGAGCACTAGCTGATCTCTTACCAGAGATAGAAGTTATTGAAGGATGTCCATTTAATTGTGATCCTAAAGAACCTTGTGATCTCTGTAAGGAGAGAGATAATATTAGAGTAATTAAAAGAAAAATGAAGGTTGTAAATTTACCAATAGGGGCTACAGAAGATAGGGTTGTTGGAACATTGGATATAGAAAAAGCTATAAAAGAAGGAATAAAAGCTTTAGAGCCTGGAATATTGGCTGAAGCAAATAGAAATATTTTATATATTGATGAAGTTAATTTATTAGATGACCACATCATTGATCTCTTATTAGATGCTGCTGCATCTGGTTGGAATATTATTGAAAGAGAAGGTATAAAAATAAAACATCCTTCAAGGTTTATATTAGTTGGTACAATGAATCCAGAAGAGGGTGAGTTGAGACCACAGATATTGGATAGATTTGGTTTAATGGTTGAAGTTGAAGGATTGAAAGATCCAAAACAAAGGGTTGAAGTTGTTAAGAGAGTTGAAGAATTTAGTAAAGACCCTGAAGGATTTTATAAAAAATTTGAGAAAGAACAAGAAAAGCTTAGAGAAAGAATATTAAAAGCTAGAAAAATTTTAGATAAAGTAGAAATAGATGAAGATCTTTTAGAATTAATATCAAAAACTTGTGTAGAGTTAGGAATATTTACAAATAGAGCAGATATAACTGTTGTAAGAACTGCTAAAGCTATTGCAGCTTATGATAATAGGGAAAAAGTTAATCTAGAAGATGTTAAATTAGCTATGGAACTTGCATTACCACATAGGATGAGAAGAAAACCTTTTGAACCACCAAGAATAGATAAGAATAGGCTTGAAGAAATTATTAATAAAAATTTAGATGGGCTAAAAAAAAACATAACTTAA
- a CDS encoding phosphomannomutase/phosphoglucomutase, with the protein MVFKAYDIRGIYGKEIDERFAYSLGKCLGEKFKDKDVLVGNDVRFGSKNLLPYFILGLSENANVHYAGLISTPLLYFGTKGKYDLGVIITASHNPPEYTGFKMCDKKAIPLSPKEEIKPIFKFYDIDRSVKEEAEKLDLDNYKVDVIEEYKKFFMKKFDKDFDIKIAVDFANGATTVAEKEILKELFDDIVLINDYPDGSFPAHLPDTLKEECLKDIKKAVFENKCDLGLIFDGDGDRLGMVDEREETLRGDIITAIIAKEILKENKGVKIIYDLRCSKIVPEIIEKFGGVAIKSRVGHYFIKKLMHEIDGYFAGELSNHFYFKEIGYFESPLLALYYILKIMDEEDKKLSELNREFNKYYHSGEINFKVSDQKKVLEKIKEIYKNCKIEELDGVSVYCKDFWFNLRPSNTEPLIRLNLEAEKEEILKEKVEEIKRLIESMK; encoded by the coding sequence ATGGTTTTTAAGGCATATGATATAAGAGGAATTTATGGAAAAGAAATTGATGAGAGATTTGCATACTCCTTAGGAAAATGTCTTGGAGAAAAGTTTAAAGATAAGGATGTCCTTGTAGGAAATGATGTAAGATTTGGCTCAAAAAATTTATTACCCTATTTTATTTTAGGTTTATCAGAAAATGCTAATGTTCATTATGCTGGGCTAATATCTACTCCACTATTATACTTTGGAACTAAAGGAAAATATGATTTAGGGGTTATAATTACAGCTTCCCATAACCCTCCAGAATATACAGGATTTAAAATGTGTGATAAAAAAGCTATTCCTCTTTCCCCAAAGGAGGAAATAAAACCAATATTTAAATTTTATGATATAGATAGAAGTGTTAAAGAAGAGGCAGAAAAGTTAGATTTGGATAATTATAAAGTAGATGTTATTGAAGAATATAAAAAGTTCTTTATGAAAAAGTTTGATAAAGATTTTGATATTAAAATAGCTGTTGATTTTGCAAATGGGGCTACAACAGTAGCTGAAAAAGAGATTTTAAAGGAATTGTTTGATGATATTGTTTTAATTAATGACTATCCTGATGGATCTTTTCCTGCTCATCTTCCAGATACTTTAAAAGAAGAATGTTTAAAAGATATTAAAAAAGCTGTTTTTGAGAATAAATGTGACCTTGGATTAATATTTGATGGTGATGGAGATAGGTTGGGAATGGTAGATGAGAGAGAAGAGACATTGAGAGGGGATATAATAACAGCAATTATAGCTAAGGAGATTTTAAAGGAAAATAAGGGTGTAAAGATTATTTATGACTTAAGATGCTCAAAAATAGTCCCTGAAATTATTGAAAAATTTGGGGGTGTTGCTATAAAGAGTAGGGTAGGGCATTATTTCATAAAGAAGTTAATGCATGAGATTGATGGTTATTTTGCTGGAGAGTTGAGTAATCATTTCTATTTTAAAGAAATTGGATACTTTGAAAGCCCACTTTTAGCATTATATTATATCTTAAAAATTATGGATGAAGAGGATAAGAAGCTATCAGAGTTAAATAGAGAGTTTAACAAATATTATCACAGTGGGGAGATAAACTTTAAAGTTAGTGATCAGAAAAAAGTGTTAGAAAAAATAAAAGAGATATATAAAAATTGTAAAATAGAGGAGTTAGATGGAGTTTCAGTTTATTGTAAAGATTTCTGGTTCAATTTAAGGCCATCAAATACAGAACCTTTAATAAGATTAAACTTAGAGGCTGAGAAAGAAGAGATTTTAAAAGAAAAAGTAGAAGAGATCAAGAGATTAATTGAATCTATGAAATAA
- a CDS encoding TIGR01177 family methyltransferase yields the protein MIGYVLSGDHTDLAFAELNALLDIFGYKGKIERLDRYVLTGESRGEEIVNRAGYINESHKIIYSYNYENFSLEGFLRDIERSLEIKINGSYAVRILKLHKDKSINSQLLEREIGAIIKRKTGAKVNLTNPENLIRVVILKDRIFIGNLIKMRDKKYFYENRPHLRKYFHPGSILPKLARAMVNLARVREGDIVLDPFCGTGGFLIEAGLIGAKLLGCDIDWRMARGSLINLEDYNLLDKVIKIECLDAKYVKDFLKRNNIEKVDAIITDPPYGISTAKKGEIEEIIKILPEVLKENGYFVFAYNKKINLNLNLEGLFKIPIHKQLVRYIHVYKKV from the coding sequence ATGATTGGTTATGTTTTAAGTGGAGATCATACAGATCTTGCTTTTGCTGAATTAAATGCTTTATTAGATATATTTGGGTATAAAGGAAAAATAGAAAGGTTAGATAGATATGTTCTGACGGGTGAAAGTAGAGGAGAAGAGATTGTAAATAGGGCTGGGTATATAAATGAGTCTCATAAGATTATTTATAGTTATAACTATGAAAATTTTTCTCTAGAGGGGTTTTTAAGAGATATTGAAAGATCTTTGGAAATTAAAATAAATGGCTCCTATGCTGTGAGAATTTTAAAACTCCATAAGGATAAAAGTATTAACTCACAATTATTAGAAAGAGAAATTGGGGCAATAATAAAGAGAAAAACTGGAGCTAAAGTTAATTTAACTAATCCAGAAAACTTAATAAGAGTGGTTATCTTAAAAGATAGAATATTTATTGGAAATTTAATTAAAATGAGAGACAAAAAATATTTTTATGAAAATAGACCTCATTTAAGGAAATATTTCCATCCTGGTTCTATTTTACCAAAACTTGCTAGGGCTATGGTAAATCTTGCAAGGGTTAGAGAGGGGGATATAGTATTAGATCCATTTTGTGGAACTGGTGGATTTTTAATAGAGGCTGGATTGATTGGAGCTAAATTGTTAGGATGTGATATAGACTGGAGAATGGCAAGAGGTAGCTTAATTAACTTAGAAGATTATAATCTTTTAGACAAAGTTATAAAAATAGAATGCTTAGATGCAAAATATGTAAAAGATTTTTTAAAAAGAAACAATATTGAAAAAGTAGATGCTATAATAACTGACCCTCCATATGGAATATCTACAGCAAAGAAAGGAGAAATAGAAGAAATTATAAAAATCCTTCCAGAGGTTTTAAAAGAAAATGGATATTTTGTTTTTGCTTACAATAAAAAAATTAATTTAAACTTGAATTTGGAGGGTTTATTTAAAATACCTATCCATAAACAGTTGGTGAGGTATATACATGTGTATAAAAAAGT
- a CDS encoding MATE family efflux transporter: MLLDDPKKAVINVSKPIILATFVESLYSIVDSIWVSGLGDKALAAIGASFPILISIYAISWGFGIAVSSAISRRIGEGNLKLANKTAFHGLLLAVILGILYTLLIYPNLSIIFDLMHVSGDTKILAINYLKPLTLSAVLFNICDVLYGIFRGEGRTKVVMIASVIATVSNIILDPILIYIFKLNIIGASLATIMAIFIAIFILTANLRKSRIKIILSKINLEIIKDLLRVGLPSSLIDFTVAIEFFIITSIIMSITSAEDLAIFTGALRITDFGFIPMLGLASGACSVIGANYGAKRFENVKIAYLYTIKIGTVMEFLIILFIILLSPYLAYLFTYTKASYIIYNKLVLSLKILPWYLLFTPMILTTGALFQALGRGELSLLVSIFRSSSHIIFIYILSAILCLKIFGVFLGFIFAEMFSGFCALMFGYYVTKRLKI; this comes from the coding sequence ATGTTATTAGATGATCCAAAAAAAGCTGTTATAAATGTCTCTAAACCTATAATCTTAGCTACATTTGTTGAATCTTTATATAGTATAGTTGACAGTATTTGGGTATCTGGGTTAGGAGATAAAGCATTAGCTGCTATTGGAGCTAGTTTTCCAATATTGATTAGCATATATGCCATTAGTTGGGGTTTTGGAATTGCTGTTAGTTCAGCTATTTCAAGGAGAATAGGAGAAGGAAATTTAAAACTTGCAAATAAAACAGCATTCCATGGGCTATTATTAGCTGTGATTTTAGGAATTTTATATACACTTTTAATTTATCCTAATCTAAGCATTATCTTTGATCTTATGCATGTTTCAGGAGACACTAAAATTTTGGCTATAAATTATCTAAAACCATTAACCCTCAGTGCAGTGCTATTTAATATTTGTGATGTTTTATATGGGATATTTAGAGGTGAAGGAAGAACAAAGGTAGTAATGATTGCTAGTGTGATAGCAACAGTTAGTAATATTATTTTAGACCCTATATTAATTTATATATTTAAATTAAATATTATTGGAGCTAGTTTAGCTACAATAATGGCAATATTCATAGCTATTTTTATCCTTACAGCAAATTTAAGAAAAAGCAGAATAAAGATAATCTTAAGTAAAATAAATTTAGAGATTATAAAAGACTTATTAAGAGTAGGTCTTCCTTCATCTTTAATAGACTTTACAGTAGCTATTGAATTTTTTATAATAACCTCTATTATTATGTCAATAACTAGTGCTGAAGATTTGGCTATATTTACGGGGGCTTTAAGGATAACTGATTTTGGTTTTATTCCTATGCTTGGTTTAGCTTCAGGAGCTTGCTCTGTTATTGGTGCTAACTATGGAGCTAAGAGGTTTGAAAATGTAAAAATAGCATACCTATACACAATAAAAATTGGAACAGTTATGGAATTTCTTATAATTTTATTTATCATCCTTCTCTCTCCATATCTTGCATATTTATTTACATATACAAAGGCATCATATATAATATATAATAAGCTCGTCCTTAGTTTGAAAATACTACCTTGGTATTTGCTATTTACCCCAATGATATTAACTACTGGAGCCCTATTTCAAGCTTTAGGTAGGGGAGAATTATCACTTTTAGTTTCAATATTTAGAAGTTCTTCACATATAATTTTTATCTATATTTTGTCAGCCATATTATGTCTAAAAATCTTTGGAGTATTTCTTGGTTTTATATTTGCTGAAATGTTCTCAGGATTTTGCGCTTTAATGTTTGGATATTATGTTACAAAGAGGTTGAAAATATGA
- a CDS encoding GTP cyclohydrolase III — MIQITVIQIDNYGPWTVTPKPRRESDLQALQSRLYSDLNLLFGAHKGLVFYTRFDNLIAITNGIDLITHKRIQENIRNRYPFTISMVIASGETPYEAQKLATETLQEYGSAKDENRREVLDVANELIDGYVQIAHIDINNITSYTDTLSTYDNYLNIKRVQLLLMEELLKHEALLFFVGGDNFMSPCNGMNEEDFLDIFDKVYKKLNFHLKAGIGVGKTAEDASNLADIGLEKIRAREVNKSVCFLKQDFIENPTFKRKICGVE; from the coding sequence ATGATCCAAATCACTGTAATTCAAATAGATAATTATGGCCCTTGGACAGTTACTCCAAAGCCTAGGAGAGAAAGTGATTTACAGGCCTTACAAAGTAGATTATATTCAGATCTGAACTTACTATTTGGAGCTCACAAAGGTTTAGTTTTCTATACAAGATTTGATAATTTAATAGCCATAACCAATGGAATTGATCTAATAACACATAAAAGAATTCAAGAAAATATTAGGAATAGATATCCCTTTACAATAAGTATGGTCATAGCTTCAGGAGAAACCCCTTATGAAGCTCAAAAACTTGCCACAGAGACTTTGCAGGAGTATGGTAGTGCAAAGGATGAAAACAGGAGAGAGGTTTTAGATGTTGCTAATGAATTAATAGATGGTTATGTTCAAATAGCACATATTGATATTAATAATATAACCTCATACACTGATACATTGAGTACATATGATAATTATCTAAACATAAAAAGAGTTCAACTATTATTAATGGAAGAGTTATTAAAACATGAAGCTTTGTTATTTTTTGTTGGTGGAGATAATTTTATGTCTCCATGTAATGGTATGAATGAGGAGGATTTTTTAGACATATTTGATAAAGTTTATAAAAAATTAAACTTCCATTTAAAGGCAGGTATAGGTGTAGGAAAAACTGCTGAAGATGCATCAAACTTAGCAGACATTGGATTAGAAAAGATTAGAGCTAGGGAGGTAAATAAAAGTGTTTGTTTTTTAAAGCAAGATTTTATTGAAAATCCCACTTTTAAAAGAAAAATTTGTGGGGTAGAATGA